A window from Flavobacterium sp. encodes these proteins:
- a CDS encoding response regulator transcription factor, with the protein MKKTQTKILLVDDEPDILEIVGYNLAQEGYQIVTASNGKDAIAKAQKELPELIIMDVMMAEMDGMEACEHIRKIPELNNVIITFLTARSEDYSQVAGFDAGADDYITKPIKPKLLVSKVKALLRRLKEQEVVTDTINVGGIEINREEYKIIKGNLEIALPRKEFELFYLLASKPGKVFKRDEILDKVWGNEVVVGGRTIDVHIRKLREKIGEDLFKTIKGVGYKFEV; encoded by the coding sequence ATGAAAAAAACACAAACTAAGATTTTATTAGTTGACGACGAACCAGATATCTTAGAAATCGTTGGCTATAACCTTGCTCAGGAAGGCTACCAGATTGTTACAGCTTCTAATGGAAAAGATGCTATAGCTAAGGCTCAGAAAGAATTGCCGGAATTAATTATTATGGATGTAATGATGGCTGAAATGGATGGAATGGAAGCATGCGAGCATATTAGAAAAATTCCTGAGCTAAATAACGTTATCATAACATTCTTAACCGCAAGAAGCGAGGATTATTCGCAAGTTGCTGGTTTTGATGCTGGTGCTGATGACTACATTACCAAGCCAATCAAACCAAAATTATTAGTATCTAAAGTAAAGGCTCTGTTAAGAAGATTAAAAGAACAAGAAGTCGTTACAGATACTATAAACGTAGGAGGAATCGAGATTAACCGCGAAGAATATAAAATCATAAAAGGTAATTTAGAAATTGCTTTACCAAGAAAAGAATTCGAATTATTTTATTTATTAGCTTCAAAACCAGGGAAAGTTTTCAAAAGAGATGAAATCCTTGATAAAGTCTGGGGTAATGAAGTTGTAGTAGGAGGAAGAACAATTGACGTTCACATCAGAAAACTTCGTGAAAAAATTGGCGAAGATCTTTTTAAAACCATAAAAGGGGTAGGCTACAAATTTGAAGTCTAA